From the genome of bacterium:
TCTGCGCGACATGGCGGTCCTTTCGGGTAGAATGTCCACTGCGCGCCATGCTACACGATAGGCCGGATCGCGCCAACTCCCACGGGATGCGCCGCATAGGGCCTTGACACTCCCCCCGGAACCGTATTACTGTATTATGCAACTAATACACTGGTCCCACGTATCTACCCCCGACGCGCGAAGAAGGGAAGGATCTCGCATGTTCATCGTCCTGAGTCCCAACAGCGGGGTGCCGGTCTATCGGCAGCTGATCGAGCAGATCAGGCTGCAGGCGACCGGCGGCCGGCTGGCGCCGGGCGACGAGATGCCGTCCACGCGGATCCTGTCCGCGCAGCTGGGGGTGAATCCGATGACCGTGAGCAAGGCCTACGCGAGCCTGGAGCAGGAAGGCGTCCTGGAGCGGCGTCCCGGCAGACCGCTGGTGGTGAAGACCCTGGCGCCCGAACAGGCGCGCCGCAAGAAGCTGGAGCAGATCCGCGAGAGCCTCTCTCCCGCCGCGATCACCATCAGACAGCTCGGCGTCACGCCGGACGAGGCCGTGGACATCCTGCGCGAGATGCTGGACAAGGCGAACGATCCCGAGGAGAAGCGATGATGGCTGTCCTGGAATTCGAGAACATCGTCCGCGCCTACAAGAGAGGCGTCAACGTGCTCGACGGCGTGTCCTTCGCGGTGAACGAGGGCGAGGTCGTGGGCCTGCTCGGCCGCAACGGCGCAGGCAAGACAACGCTGATCCGCATCGCCATGGGCATGATCGAGGCCCAGCGGGGCGGCGTCCGCGTCTTCGGGCTGGATCCGCGACGCGATCCGCTGGCGGTCAAGCGCCGCATCGGATACGTGTCGGAGGAACAGGTCCTGCCCGGTTTCATGACCATCGGCGACGTGATCCGCCTGCACCGCGGGCTGTTCCCCGGCTGGGACGACCTGATGGCCGAGGGACTCTGCGGCCGCTACGGGCTCGACTGGAACGAGAAGATCAAGAGCCTGAGCAAGGGCCAGGCGCGGCAGGTGGCGCTGCTCTGCGCCGTATCCCACAAGCCCGAGCTGTTGGTCCTGGACGAACCCGCCGGCGGCCTCGATCCCGCCGCCCGGCGCGACTTCCTGGAGACCTCGATCCAGCTGCTGAACGAGGCGGGATCCACCATCCTGTTCTCGTCCCACCACATGAGCGACGTGGAGCGCATGGCGGGCCGCGTGGTGATGCTGCACGACGGCAAGGTGCTGCTCGACGACACGCTGGACGAATTGCAGGAGAACTTCGCCCTGGCGATCGTGCCCCACGCGGACGGCCGGTCGGCGGCGTTGCAGGGGCTGCCCGAGTGCCTCGGCGTGCGCGACCGCATCGAGGGCCTGCATGCGGTGCTGCGACTGGATCCGGACAAGGCCCGCAGCGCCGTGGAGGGCCGCCTGGGCATCCGCGGGGGCCGCTACGCCCGTCTCGGCCTCGAGGAGATGTTCATCGAGATCGCGGAGGGCCAGTCGTGAACCGCCTGCTGCTGCGCCGCGACCAGGGCACGGATAACCTGCTGATGCCCGCGTTCATCGGCCTGGGCGTGGCCCTGGTGCTGCGCGCCTTCGCGGACGCCGAGAATGCCGGCCCACTGTACAGCCCGGACAACCCCGGCGTGATCTGGTTCATACACAACTTCATCGTCTGGTCCATGTTGCTGGCGGGGCTGATCGGTTCGCACTTCTGGCTGAGGTCGTCGCGTCTCAATCTGGCGCTGCCCCTGTCGGCGCGCGCCCTCTGGCTGACGCGCATGACGGCCATCTGCATCGGTTGCGGGGTGATCGTGCTCGTGCTGGCCCTGGTCCACGGCGTGTCCTACGCGCCGGACCGGGGACTGTTCGTCCATGGAGTGGTCTGGCTGGGATCCCTGCGCATGGGCTCGGTCTTCCTGCTGATGCTGATGCTGCTGCAAGCGCCCGAGCCCCGCCTGCGCAAGCTGGAGACGACCGCCTGGTACATCGCCTACACGATCATCATCTGGCTGCTCTGCGCGCTGTTGCTGCTGCTAGGCCCGCGCAGCGCCTGGCTGGCCGCGCCGGTTCTCGCCGCGGCATCGCTGATCGGCCGGCGGACCTGGCGGCACCTGCCGCGCGCCTTCCTGCTCGAGGCCTCGGAGTCCGACCACGGCTTCGCCGGCGACCCGCTGGCGCCCGGCCCGACCTGGACCGTGGAGACGCCCCGTCCCGGGCACGGGGCCGCGACGTTCCCGCGCAACGGCCACTCGCGCGCGCTGCTGCACCGGACGCTGTTCCGCCTGATGCACAACCACTGGCTCGGCTGGCTCTTCGGCATCATGCTGGTGATCTACGGCCTGATCATGACGATCTACTACGTCAGGGGCCGCGACCCGTTGATGATGCTGTTCTACTTCTTCATGTTCGCCTACGGGTCATGGAACCAGTCCCTGCTGCGGATCCATCCCGTGGACGCCTGGCCCGTCTCGCGGCGCCTGTTCTTCGCCCACGCCATGTTGCCCCTGGCGGTCATGTACCTCGCGGGCGCGGGCCTGGGCCTGGCGATCCAGCAGACTCGAAGCAGCCCGCCGGCGATGGTCCATTACGAGCGCGGTCTGGTGGAGGTCCCCTACGAGTTCCGCGAGATCGCGCCGGACGGCGCGCCTCGGGCCGTCACCACCCCGTGGGGCGAGACTCACATGCCGACGGGCACACGCATACTCCCGTGGAGCGACGCGGTGGTCTACAACCCCTATGAAATCGCCCACGACACCTCGATGCGGCTGGACGCCCTGCAGATCGACCGTGCCGTGGCTGCGGTGCACGGCGGCCCGCCCCCCGATCCGGCGCGGTACGCAGACCTGGAGATGAACGGCGCGCAGGGCGCGGCGGCTTGCTGCAGCGGTTTCGACCTGCAGGATTCCCGTGGCCGCGGCTCCGAGCTGCGCGCGAAGACCTTCGCCCTGCTGGTGGCGGTCTTCTGCCTGGTCGGCATCCCCCTGCTGCTGCTGGGCACCCTGTCCCTCGACCCCCGGGCGCTGGAGTGGGTGCGCACCCGGGCCGCCCTCGCCGCCGCCATGGTGCCGCTCGGCCTGTTCGCGGCCCTGCTGCTCATGTCGGCCTTCTCGGACGTCGGGACCTGGGCGCAGGCGGCCTGGCTGATGATCACGCTCCGCAGGGCGGCCGAGTCCCTGCCCCTGTCGGCCGGCCAGTGCTGGACCGGCGTCGCGGCCGTCCTGGCGCTCTGCTACCTGATCATGCAGGAGCGGTTCGCGCGGCTGGAGGCCTCGCATGCCCTGGTGAAGAAGAAGCAGCAGGAGAACTACTAGCAGGCGGCGGCCGCCCCCCTGTTGACCGTCGCGACGAACGGGCGTATCATGCAATCCACCCGTCAATCGGCCATCCGGTCCCCGCGGCCGGGTGGTTTCTTTTGCTCACCTTCGCGCGGCGCCGCGCGGGTGTCCCACCAACCCCCGGAGCGAGCAGCACATGTCCGCCACGACACCCGGCACGAGAACGTCGGTCTTCAGGATGTTCCCCGGCGCCTTCTGGTCGGCCAACGTCATGGAGATCTTCGAGCGCATGGGCTGGTACGGCTTCTACGCCGTGTCGAGCATCTACCTGACCGCAGAGATCGCCGACGGCGGGCTGGAATTCACCAGCGAGGACCGCGGCGTCATCCAGGGCGTGGTGACGTTCTTCCTCTACCTCTTTCCCGCGGTCTTCGGCGCGCTGGCCGACCGCTACGGCTACAAGGCCATGTTCCTGGCCTCGTGCGTGGTGATGGCGCCCGCTTACGTCCTGCTGCAGTTCCCGACCTCGTTCTGGGGCTTCTTCGCCGTCTACTTCCTGGTGGCCATCGGCCACGGCATGTTCAAGCCGGTGGTGATCTCGACGGTCGCCAAGACCACCGACGAGAAGACAGGGTCGATGGGCTTCGGCATCTTCTACATGATGGTCAACGTGGGCGGTTTCCTGGGCCCCATCGTGGCCGGCATCGTGCGCGGCTGGAGCTGGACCTACGTCTTCTGGGCCTCGGCGATCTGGATCGGATTCCTGGCCCTGACCTGCGTGCTGTTCTACCGCGATCCGCGCAGCGCGGCCGATCGCGAGCTGTCGGAGACACGCAGCCTCGGCGAGGTGATGAAGGGCATGGTCGGTGTGGTCGGCAACGGCCGCTTCTTCCTGCTGATCTCGGGCGTCCTGACCGTGCTGGTCATGGGTTCGAAATGGTGGCCCTTCGGCCTGATCGCCCCCATCGCGGCGGGCTGGATCGCGCTGAACCTGCTGATCGACGTCGGGCTGCGGGCGGGCGGACGCCGACCCGGCGAGGGCGTCTGGCTGCTGCAGCCCATGCAGGTGGGCGAGGGCCGCTACATGGTCTTCTTGCTGCTGATGGCCGGATTCTGGACCAGCTTTAACCAGATCTTCCTGACCCTGCCCGAGTACATCCGCGACTACGGCGACACCACCGACATGATCAGCGCCCTGACGCCGGCGGCCGGTTGGATCACCGGTCTCTTCGAGTCGCTGGGCGTCTCGACCGCCAACTGGAGCCAGGGCGTGCTCGAGAACGGCCAGATCAAGCCCGAGCACATGATCAACCTCAACGCCTTCGGCATCATCGTCGGCCAGGTGGCCATCTCGTGGTTCATGCGCAACGTGAAGCCGCTGAACACGATCATCAACGGCGTGGTCGTGACGGTGATCAGCTTCCTGGTCTTCATCCTGGGCATGAGCGGCTGGATCATCGTGGCCGCCATCCTGGTCTTCTCGGTCGGCGAGATGATGGCCAGCCCCAAGAGCAAGGAATACGCGGGCCGCATCGCGCCGCCTGGCAAGGTCGGCATGTACATGGGCTACTTCTACTGGTGCACGGCCCTGGGGCATCTGTTCGGCGGGCTGCTGTCGGGCGTGATGTACGGTTACTTCGGCCCCGTCGAGCGCGGGGGCATCGACAAGCCCGACGTCATGTGGATCGTCTTCGCGTTTCTCGCGGCATCGACCGCCGTGGGACTAGTGGCCTACGATCGCTGGATGAAGGCGCACCCGGTGCGGGGCTCGTGAAGTACGCGAGACCCCTGGTCCGCGGCGAGCTGATCCGCCGCGAGAAACGCTTCCTGGTCCACGTGCGTCTCGACGCAGATCGTCCGGAAGAGGGCCGCGTCGTCGTCGCCCACACCAACGACACCGGCGCCATGCTCGGCTGCAACACGCCCGGCAGCCCGGTCTGGCTGTCCCCCGCCAACGACCCAAAACGGAAATTGAAATGGACCTACGAGCTGATCGAGACCGGCGGCGTGCTGGCGGGCATCAACACGTCCGTGCCCAACCGGCTGGCGCAGGAGGGCATCGAGGACGGCGCGATCGCCGAACTGCGGGGCTACGACCGGCTGCGGCGCGAGGTGCGCTGCGGGGAGAACTCGCGGATCGACCTGCTGCTCGAACGCGGCGACGACGACGCGCCCGAACGCTGCTGGGTGGAGGTGAAGAACGTGACGCTGGTCGAAAACGGCACGGCCCTCTTCCCCGACGCGGTGACCGCGCGCGGACGCAAGCACCTGCGCGAGCTGGCGGCCCTGGCGGCGGCCGGCGACCGGGCGGTGATGCTCTACGTGGTCCAGCGCGCGGACGCGGCCGCCCTGGCGCCGGCGGACGACATCGACCCGGCCTACGCGCAGGCCCTGCGCGGGGCGGTCGCCGCGGGCGTGGAGGCGATCTGCTACCGGGCCGACGTCACGACCGCCGAGATCGGGCTGGCGCGCCGCCTGCCGGTAATCCTATGATCCCGCCGGAGGCACCCATGACCCGCACACCCGACATCCGCATCGGCGTGAGCGCCTGCCTGCTGGGCGAACGCATCCGTTACGACGGCGACGCCAGGCCCCACGCCTGGGTGCGCGACGTGCTGCCGCGTCATGCCCTGATCGTGCCCGTGTGTCCCGAGTCCGAGCTGGGCATGGGCGTGCCGCGCGAGCCGGTGGACCTGCTGGGCGAACCGGCGGCGCCCCGCATGGTCGGCGCGGCCTCGGGCGAGGACTGGACCGTGCGCATGAACGCGTGGTGCCGGCGGCGCGTCGCGGAGCTGCTGGCCGAAGGCCTGGACGGGTTCGTGCTCAAGAGCCGGTCGCCCAGCTGCGGCGCGGGCAGCGCGCCGGTCCATCCCGCGGGCGGCGGCGAGCCGCCGCGCGGCGAAGGACTCTTCGCGCTGGCCCTGCGCGAGTCGTGTCCGGACCTGCCGGTGGTCGAGGACGAGGACCTCGACGGCAAGGCCGGGCGCGAGACGTTTCTCGAGCGGGCGCGCGGGCACGCGGAGCGACGAAAGGGTCAGGAATAGTCGATCGCCACCGCGATCATCAGGAAGATCGCCGACAGGGCCATCAGCAGGCCGAACAACGGCACCATGAAGCGGATCCAGCGGCCGTAGGGGATCTTCGCGAGCGCCAGCATGGCCATCAGGATGCCGCTGGTGGGGATGATGGTGTTGGAGAAGCCGTCGCCGCAGGTGAAGGCCAGGACGGCGGTCTGGCGCGTGATGCCGATGATGTCGGACAGGGGCGCCATCAAAGGCACCGTCACCGCGGCCTGCCCCGAGCCCGACGGCACCAGCAGGTTCAGCGACGACTCGAAGCAGAGCATGCCGATCGCCGCCACGTAGCGCGGCACGTGAAGCAGCATGGACGCGGCGCCGTGCACGATGGTATCCATGATCTGGCCGTCGGAGAGCACCACCTCGATGCCGCGGGCGACCCCCACCACCAGCGCCGCCACCACCATGTCGCGCATCCCCGCCACGAACGCCTCGACGGCCTCGCCCAGGGGCAGGCGGGCCAGCGCCCCCGCCACGATGCCCATCAGGAGGAAGCCGCCGGCCATATCGGCCATCCACCAGCCGAAGCGTTGCGTGGCGAAGAGGATGAAGGCGAAGAGCAGCGTGCTGGCGACCAGGATCGCCCGGTGGCGTCCGGTGCAATCCTCGCCGTCGGAGGACGCGTCGATCTCGAACGCATCGTCCGGCATGAACGAGGCCGACGGGTCGGCCTTGATGAGCCGGCCGTAGCGCAGCGTGTAGAGCAGCGCCGTGGTGAAGGCGCAGGCGTACAGGGCCAGCCGCAGCGGCATCCCGCTGTAGAGCGGCAGCTCGGCGATACCCTGGGCCACGCAGACGGTGAAGGGATTGGTCGTAGACGCGGCGAAACCCACCTCGGCCGCGACCAGCACGAGCGCCAGGCCGTAGATGCGGTCGTAGCCCAGGCGCTTGCTCACCAGCAGGAAGACGGGCACCAGGGGGATGAACTCCTCCCCCATGCCCAGGGTCGAACCGCCCACCGACAGGACGAACATCAGCGCCACGGTCAGCGCGGGGCCCGAGCCGCCGAATCGACGCAGCAGGCGCGTCAGCCCGGCAGTGATCACGCCGGTCCTCTGCAGGATGCCGAAGACCCCGCCCACGATGAAGATGAAGAAGATGATGTCGGCCTGCTTCTCCAGGCCGCGCGGGATGGCGGTCAGGAAGCCGTGCAGGCCGACGGGCGAGGCCTTGCCCGCCGCCTCTGCGTCCTCGAGACCAAGCAGCAGGTTCATGACGCCGAAGTGCTTTTCCAGCTTCTGGTAGGTGCCGGGGACGAGCAACGTGCGCTCGTGCCCCTCCACCACGGCCGTGCGCCGCTCGTAGGTGCCGGACGGAACGACGTAGGTGAGCAGCGAGCAGACGAAGATGACGCTCGCGAGCAGCACGAAGACATGGGGGATCTTGAGCTTGGGTCGGGCCATGTGCGGCACCCTACACGAACCTCAGACGACTTTCCAGCACTCTCCGTCGCCGAGGATCTTCTCCATCTCGATCTCGTCGTTGACGGGGATGCCGTAGTTGCCGATCAGCGGTACGCCGGGCTTGAGCCTGCGGATGTTCTCCATGCCGTTGACGCGGATGTCGGTGATCCGGAAGCCTCGCCGCTGGAAGAAGCGCAGGCTGTCGAGGTTGTCGTTGGTGGTGATCAGCCAGATCTTGCGGCAGTCGCCGGCGCGCGCCGCCTTCTCCACGGCCTCGAGCAGGGCCGTGCCCACGCCGCACCACTGGCACAGGGCGTCCAGGGTCACCAGTTCGCATTCGCCGTCGGCGATCTTGAAGGTGGCCAGGCCGACGCGCTCGGTGCCCTCCATGGCGATGAACCCCGGCAGCTCGACGGGCTGGTGCACGACATCGCGACTGACGACCGTCTCGCCGCCGAACAACAGCTCGGTGCGCTCGCGGACCCAGTTCCGGTCGCTCGTGGAGAGTGTGGTCACCAGCATCGGGTTTCCTCGCGTGGATGAACCGGCATGTTCGGGATATATCCGACTCGACGAGGCCCTAATGTGGTGAGGGGGTCGGGGTGGGTCAAGTCCGGCGGGTGAGCGGCGCCCGCTCTCGTCCTAAGGTGCGCGCAACGACTTCCCCGCCAGCCGTTTGCGCGCGGGAGAGGTCAGTCCTCCCCTCTCAGGTAACCGGCCACGTACTCGGGCAAGGCGTCCGGATCGGTCTCGCGCTCGCTCAGCAACGTATGGCAGGCGTCGCAATCCTGGCTGATGCAACGGCCAACCTCGCTGACGTGCATCTCGTCGTGGCAGCGGAAGCAGCCGGTGTCCGCCATCTCGCCGTCGATGTCCATGTGCCCGAGGTTGCTGGCGTAGGTGCCCCAGGTGATGGCCATCCCGGGAAAGACGTTGCGCTCGAGGATGTCCGCGATCTGCATCGCGGCCCCGGGCAGGGCCGCGCGCAAGGCGGACAGTTCCTCCGGGTGATCCCGCGTGTACGCTTCGGTCAGGTAGTCGGCGATCAGCCCGGCGGTATCCTCGCCGGGTACCACGTCCTGCAGCGCGCGCTCGGCTGTCTTGCGCAGCCAGGGTACGCCGCGGTCGAGCAGTCCGGCGGCGAAGGCCTCGTCCAGGGCCTGTCCGGGCGCCTCGAAGATGTGGGTGGGACGGTTGTGGCAGTCGATGCAGTCCATGACGCGCCACTCGCCCTCGTCCGCGCCGGACTCCGCGTCCTCCAGCGCGTAGGTGATCTCCCCGTCCGGCGTCTTCTGGACCACCTCGACGATCACCTGGCGCTTCTCGTCGACGGCGCGGTAGCGCACCTCGTTGGCCGGGTCCACGTGCCAGTGGACACCCGTGGCGCGGACGCCGGGCTGCGGATGCCCGCCCACCTTCATGACCAGCGACGACAGGCTCCGCGTGTTCTCCCGGTCGGGCTCGGTATGCTTCCGCGTGATGAGCTTCGAACCGTGGAACTTGGTGGGCCAGTGGCACACCTCGCACGTCTCGCGGGCGGGACGGAGATCGTGGACGGGCGCCGGGATGGGCCGGCTGTAGGTGCCGCCCAGGACGGCCACAACCTGCCGCAACCCGGAGATCTTGGCCTTCACGAACCACTGGGCGCCGGGGCCGATGTGGCATTCGACGCATTCGACGTTGGCGTGCGGCGAACGCTCGTAGGCCACACCCTCCGGCTTCATGACCTCGTGACAGACCTTCATGCAGAACTCGGAGGAGTCGGTGTAGTGGTAGGCCTCGTAGCCGAAGCTGGTGAACACGATCATGCCCAGCACCGCCAGCAGGCCCACCAGCGCGGCCTTGCGCCAGAACTCGGCGCCGCCGATCTCGACCGCCGAGGTGCCGGCCTTGCCGAGCCGGCGCCGGCGCCGGTGTACGAGGGTGCCCAGCAGGATCATCACGATCCCCGCCACCAGCAGGCCGGGCAGCAGCATGAAGGTGATCATGCCGACGTACGGGTTGGCCGCTCGGTTCAGGAATGCGTTGTACAGGTTGATCAGCAGGGCCATGAAAAGCAGGGCCACGGCGACGAGGCTGACGACGCTCCCCAGGGTGGTGATCCAGTTGGAGTAGAAGAAGGGGAGCCGGCCCTTGAACCAGGATCCGAGATTGCCCAGCATGCTGCCCTGTTTTTCGTCGCTCATGGAGACCCTCTCCGATCGGGGCGCGCGGTGGCTTGTTCGGGAGATGGGTCAATGATGCACGACGAGACGGGGGCGGTCAATGCCGCCCCCGTCCTACCGGATCACTTGACCAGCATCATGCGCCGCGTTTCGACGAATTGCGGCGTCTGGATGCGATAGAAGTAGAGACCGGAGGCCACCCTCGAGCCACGCTTGTCGCGCCCGTGCCAGATCGCGGCGTGGCGCCCGGCGGGCAACTCGCCGTCGACCAGGGTGGCCACGCGCGAACCGTCGAGCGCGTAGACCGACAGGCTCACGCGCCCGCTCGACGGCAGGTCGAAGCGGATCGTCGTGGAGGGGTTGAAGGGATTGGGGTAATTGGGGTACACGCGGAACGCCAGGGGAACGCCGGACGCCTCGGGATCCTCGACGGCCGTCGTGTTCTGCTGGACCTGGATGCGCTGGTCGACGGGCAGCGACAGGAGCAACTGGCGCACCCCGGTGGGCCAGCGGATCTCGAGGGAGTCCACCACGGTCGCGGCGCCGAGGCCGAACTCGACCGTCAGCGAGCCCTGGGACAGGAAGCCGGAGCCTCCGTCCACGTCCCGCGTCATGCTCAGACCGCCGGCCACGCATTTGACGACCGCGCCGATGGCGACCGTGTTCTGGTCCAGGGAAACCAGGTCCACATGTAGCCAGTGGTTGTCCGTGGAGTCGGCCACGTCGTTGCGGAACAGCTTGTTGGGATAGCCCGTCATGGTGGCCAGGTAGAGGTCCAGGTCGCCGTCGCCGTCGTAGTCGGCGCAGGAGACGCCGTTGGTGCTCTTGTCGTCGCTGATGTTCAAACCGTTGTCGGGCGCGACGCTGGAGAAGAGCCAGCCGCCCTCTTTCTGCAGGTCGGGGCCGTCGTTGCGGAACAGGAAGTTGATGGCCGGATCGCTGTCGATGTTCCAGTGGGTACCCTGGAAGAGGTCTAGGTCGCCGTCGTTGTCGTAGTCGAACCAGACGACGCCCGCGCCGTACTGGCCGTCGTCCAGGCCGATGTCGAACAGGGGGGCGATGTCGACGAACGCGTGGACGCCCGGCGTCGAGACGTTGTGATAGAGGGCGTTGGGACCCTGGTTGGCCACGTAGAGGTCCAGCTTGCCGTCGTTGTCGAAATCGCCCCACATGCAGCCGGTGCTGCTGAAGGTGTTGTCGAGTCCCACGTCGGGAGCCACGTCGGTCCAGAGCCATTCGCCGGGGTTCATCGGGTCCTCGCCGTCGTTGCGCAGCAGGCGGTTCGGCGTGAGGTCGAAGTTGGAGATGTAGAGGTCGGGATCGCCGTCCCCGTCGTAGTCCGCCCAGGCGCAGGCCATGGTGTACCTGTCGTCGCCGATGGTCGCGCCGTCCAGCGGCGCGACATTGGTGAAGAGCCATTCGCCGGGATTCAGCGGATCCTCGCCGTCGTTGCGGTACAGGCGGTTGGGACCGCTGTTGCAGAGATAGAGATCGACGTCGCCGTCCTGGTCGTAGTCGCGCCAGGAGCAGCTGCGGCCGCTGCCGGGATCGTCCGTGCCGGTCTGGACGCCGATGTCGGTGAAGACCCCGCCGCCGTCGTTGCGGTACAGCCGGTTGGGCGCGTCGTAATCGGGGTTGACCTGCATGTTGACCATGTAGAGGTCCAGGTCGCCGTCGCCGTCGAAGTCGGCCCAGGCCACGCCCTGGCTGTAGTCGTCGTCGTCGAGAGGCGGCGTGGTGACGTCGGGGAAGAGCCAGCTGTCGGGATCGCCCGGATCCTCGCCGTCGTTGCGGAAGAGGTGGTTGGAGGAATCCGCGCCGCTCTGGTACGAGATCCGGTTGGAGATGTACAGGTCGTGGTCGCCGTCGCCGTCGTAGTCGCCCCAGGCCGTGCCGCGGCCGTTGCCGTCGTTGCCCACGCCGGAGCCGTCCGCGGGCGAGACGAGCACCCACGGAGACGACGTGACCAGCACCGTCTGGTCGTAGCCCGCGGGCGGATCCTCCAGGTTGCCCACGGAATCCTCGGCGACCGTGTAGAAGAAGTACTCGCCGAGTCCGTTGGGGAGCCCGAAGAGGATGGGGCTGCCGTCCGACGAGGACGCGTAGTACTCGAAGCTCACGCCCTCGGCATAGCGGTAGTAGAGGTCCACGCGCGCCACGCCGCTCACGTTGTCACCGGCCGAGAACGGGATGTCGAAAGGCAAACCCTGGAAGACGATCTCGATGGGCAGCACTTCCGAGACGGGCGGGCCGCCGTCCTGGGTCGTGGTGGCCGTGCCGGACCAGCGCGAGACCAGCATCTCGTCGTCGCGGGCGCGAACGCGGTAGAAGCCGGTGAACCCGTCGGCCAGCCCGTTGAACACGTAGGTGGTGTCGGGGATCCAGGCGCTGGTGTCGCGGATGTTGGCGAAGACGGGATCGTCGCCGACCTGGACCTGGTAGGCGGTGGCGCCGCTGGCCGATTCGTCGCTCCAGGCCACGACCACGGAATCGCCCGCCGTGAAGACGGGCAGGGCGGCGATGACCGGGATGTCCGGGCCGGGTTCCATCACGGTGAGGCGCTGGTCGGCGCCGACGTCGAGAAGGGTCTGCACGATGCCGGACGGCCAGCGGATCTCGACCGTATCGGCCTGCGTGGCCGAGCCCAGGCCGAACTCGACGGTCAGCGTGCCCTGCGACACGAATCCGGAGCCGCCGTCGACCTCGCGAATCATGGCGGCGCCGGCGGCGATGCAGCGCACGCGCGCGCCGATGGCCGCCGTGTTCAGGGTGCGGGAGACCAGGTCGAGATGCAGCCACCGGTTGGTCAGGGTGGCGGGGACATCGTTGCGATACAGCTCGTTGGCCAGGCCGGTCATGTTGCACAGATAGATGTCCAGGTCGCCGTCCCCGTCGAAATCGGCCCAGCTCGTACCGGTGGTGTTGGCGCCCGAGCCGACCCCGTAGCCGTTGGCCGGCGCGTCGTTCACGAACAGCCATCCGCCGGGTCCGCCCGCGCCGTCGTTGCGGAAGAGCAGGTTCGGCACCCAGTCGCCCTGGGGATTGGTCCAGTGGTTCCCCACGTACAGATCCAGGTCGCCGTCGTTGTCGTAATCCCCCCAGGAGCAGCTCCCGCTGTAGTTGCCGTCGGCGAGGCCGTTGCCGATGGCGGCGCCGACCTCCTGGAACAGCTCGCTACCCGGCACGCGGTGGTAGAGCCTGTTGGGGCCCTGGTTGGTCAGGTACAGATCCAGCCAACCGTCGCCGTCATAGTCTCCCCAGGCGCAACCCAGCCCGTTCTCCGAGTCCGCGACGCCCATGGCGGCCGCCACGTTGGTGAAGAGCCATTCGCCGGGATTCTCCACGTCCTCGCCGTCGTTGCGGAAGAGGGCGTTGGCGCCGCTGTTGTAGTTGGCCAGGTAGAGATCGGGATCGCCGTCGTTGTCGAAATCTCCCCAGGCGCAACCCATGGTGTAGCGGTCGTCGCCGACACCGGTGCCGTTGGCGGGAGCCACATCTGTGAACATCCAGTTGCCCGGCTGCCAGGGGTTCTCGCCGTCGTTGCGGTAGAGGTGGTTGGGGCCGTCGTTGCACAGGTAGAGGTCGAGATCGCCGTCGCAGTCGTAATCGACCCAGGCCACGGACCGCGCGCTGTCGTCGTCGTT
Proteins encoded in this window:
- a CDS encoding AbgT family transporter is translated as MARPKLKIPHVFVLLASVIFVCSLLTYVVPSGTYERRTAVVEGHERTLLVPGTYQKLEKHFGVMNLLLGLEDAEAAGKASPVGLHGFLTAIPRGLEKQADIIFFIFIVGGVFGILQRTGVITAGLTRLLRRFGGSGPALTVALMFVLSVGGSTLGMGEEFIPLVPVFLLVSKRLGYDRIYGLALVLVAAEVGFAASTTNPFTVCVAQGIAELPLYSGMPLRLALYACAFTTALLYTLRYGRLIKADPSASFMPDDAFEIDASSDGEDCTGRHRAILVASTLLFAFILFATQRFGWWMADMAGGFLLMGIVAGALARLPLGEAVEAFVAGMRDMVVAALVVGVARGIEVVLSDGQIMDTIVHGAASMLLHVPRYVAAIGMLCFESSLNLLVPSGSGQAAVTVPLMAPLSDIIGITRQTAVLAFTCGDGFSNTIIPTSGILMAMLALAKIPYGRWIRFMVPLFGLLMALSAIFLMIAVAIDYS
- the sfsA gene encoding DNA/RNA nuclease SfsA; translation: MKYARPLVRGELIRREKRFLVHVRLDADRPEEGRVVVAHTNDTGAMLGCNTPGSPVWLSPANDPKRKLKWTYELIETGGVLAGINTSVPNRLAQEGIEDGAIAELRGYDRLRREVRCGENSRIDLLLERGDDDAPERCWVEVKNVTLVENGTALFPDAVTARGRKHLRELAALAAAGDRAVMLYVVQRADAAALAPADDIDPAYAQALRGAVAAGVEAICYRADVTTAEIGLARRLPVIL
- a CDS encoding ABC transporter ATP-binding protein, translating into MAVLEFENIVRAYKRGVNVLDGVSFAVNEGEVVGLLGRNGAGKTTLIRIAMGMIEAQRGGVRVFGLDPRRDPLAVKRRIGYVSEEQVLPGFMTIGDVIRLHRGLFPGWDDLMAEGLCGRYGLDWNEKIKSLSKGQARQVALLCAVSHKPELLVLDEPAGGLDPAARRDFLETSIQLLNEAGSTILFSSHHMSDVERMAGRVVMLHDGKVLLDDTLDELQENFALAIVPHADGRSAALQGLPECLGVRDRIEGLHAVLRLDPDKARSAVEGRLGIRGGRYARLGLEEMFIEIAEGQS
- a CDS encoding GNAT family N-acetyltransferase; this encodes MLVTTLSTSDRNWVRERTELLFGGETVVSRDVVHQPVELPGFIAMEGTERVGLATFKIADGECELVTLDALCQWCGVGTALLEAVEKAARAGDCRKIWLITTNDNLDSLRFFQRRGFRITDIRVNGMENIRRLKPGVPLIGNYGIPVNDEIEMEKILGDGECWKVV
- a CDS encoding MFS transporter, which produces MSATTPGTRTSVFRMFPGAFWSANVMEIFERMGWYGFYAVSSIYLTAEIADGGLEFTSEDRGVIQGVVTFFLYLFPAVFGALADRYGYKAMFLASCVVMAPAYVLLQFPTSFWGFFAVYFLVAIGHGMFKPVVISTVAKTTDEKTGSMGFGIFYMMVNVGGFLGPIVAGIVRGWSWTYVFWASAIWIGFLALTCVLFYRDPRSAADRELSETRSLGEVMKGMVGVVGNGRFFLLISGVLTVLVMGSKWWPFGLIAPIAAGWIALNLLIDVGLRAGGRRPGEGVWLLQPMQVGEGRYMVFLLLMAGFWTSFNQIFLTLPEYIRDYGDTTDMISALTPAAGWITGLFESLGVSTANWSQGVLENGQIKPEHMINLNAFGIIVGQVAISWFMRNVKPLNTIINGVVVTVISFLVFILGMSGWIIVAAILVFSVGEMMASPKSKEYAGRIAPPGKVGMYMGYFYWCTALGHLFGGLLSGVMYGYFGPVERGGIDKPDVMWIVFAFLAASTAVGLVAYDRWMKAHPVRGS
- a CDS encoding GntR family transcriptional regulator, giving the protein MFIVLSPNSGVPVYRQLIEQIRLQATGGRLAPGDEMPSTRILSAQLGVNPMTVSKAYASLEQEGVLERRPGRPLVVKTLAPEQARRKKLEQIRESLSPAAITIRQLGVTPDEAVDILREMLDKANDPEEKR
- a CDS encoding DUF523 domain-containing protein, whose product is MTRTPDIRIGVSACLLGERIRYDGDARPHAWVRDVLPRHALIVPVCPESELGMGVPREPVDLLGEPAAPRMVGAASGEDWTVRMNAWCRRRVAELLAEGLDGFVLKSRSPSCGAGSAPVHPAGGGEPPRGEGLFALALRESCPDLPVVEDEDLDGKAGRETFLERARGHAERRKGQE